The genomic segment ataaaaaattttgatttcatgaaaaagtttttcctttcttttactttttactgTTCAGTTAGTTCCAAGTGTTTGTTCTTTGCTTgttgagtaattttttaagttataatCGGACAGGTCGTTACAGTCAGAGCCAAGTAGCTCTCGGGGTTGGTTAAGCTCGTTCGGAAGCGAAAGGGAAAGGCCAGGAAAAGAGCGGAAAGGATGGTCAATAACGGTCCACGACTTATCCGGCTCACCTGTAGCCGCCGCTTCAATGGTTACTCCTTTCGTGGCCTCACCAGGTTCGGACCGAGTGAGCCGCTCTAATCCCGGCTCATGGCTGATTCTCCGTCCGGGGGATGGCACCTGGAAACCCTGGGCCCGTCTCGAGGCTTGGCGCGAACGTGGCTCTTCTGATGGACTTGGTTACCGTTTTGAACTCATTCCTGATATGAGCGCCGCGGCTATTGTTTTAGCCGAGTCGACTTTGAGTTCAGGTAAGGGAGGGAAGTTTGTAATTGATCTAGGCGGCGGCGGCGGCACGAACGGGCGTGCGACGCCGGGGAGTGCGACGTCGCCGGCATGTAGTCCGAGAAGTAGCGGGGATTTTGGGTACGGATTATGGCCGTTTTGCGTGTATAGGGGGTTTGTAATGTCGGCTCGCGTGGAAGGTGAAGGCAAGTGTAGCAAGCCTTGCGTGGAGGTGAGTGTACAGCACGTGAACTGTACGGAGGATGCAGCTGCTTTCGTGGCTTTAGCCGCTGCCGTTGACCTGAGTATGGATGCTTGCAGGCTTTTCTCTCAGCGGTTAAGAAAAGAGCTTTGCAATCACCAGGATTTACTTGGGTGATTCGGATTATCCCCCTCCTCGTTTTTTTGTCGTTTTTCgtggattttctttttcatttttttcctgaGTGGATGGGTTTTAGGTTCCATCGTGGAAAGCGAGAGGTTTTCATTTTACCGCTACGTATTTTACCACTAACAAACAAATCTTTAAATCTCTGTACAGTGATGAGAAGGGGAGATCATCAGATTAGACAGGCACGCTTCGTTTCACCGTGTGGCTTGtgttaaattctttttttcttctgttatgagcaaaaaaaaaaaaaaagaaagggttgttttttttatgagatATTGTAGTCAAGCTGACTTCGTCATAGTCTTTTTAATAGTACCATTACTATTTCCTATTTGAATTAGATTGTACGGATTGATGAGCTGTAATGTTATGGTTTGTCAATTTTAAGTTGGCAATTTCTGATTATCTCTACTCTTTTAAGTACTATTACTCTTGATTTAGTTAAACAAGTGAGGTTAGGGcattaatgattgattatttggctttgaaaataaacCGAAGGATCAGCAAGTGAAGTGGAGGGTTGTTGGGGAAATGAGCAAGGGATGTGCGTACACGTTACTACTGCTTGTTGGTTATTTATTAGAGCTTTTTGgcattatttcaaaa from the Theobroma cacao cultivar B97-61/B2 chromosome 8, Criollo_cocoa_genome_V2, whole genome shotgun sequence genome contains:
- the LOC18591901 gene encoding uncharacterized protein LOC18591901, giving the protein MDPCPFVRITVGNLALKIPVASKPARSVVHPSSSPCFCKIKLKNFPLQTAVVPYIPPENQFPDNQLQTLAATFHLSKADIDKLAAKSIFSAKLCLKIAIYTGRRGTTCGVNSGRLLGKVSVPLDLAGTESRACVFHSGWISIGKEANKGSSAQFHLNVKAEPDPRFVFQFDGEPECSPQVFQIRGNIRQPVFTCKFSFRSTGDRNQRSRSLQSEPSSSRGWLSSFGSERERPGKERKGWSITVHDLSGSPVAAASMVTPFVASPGSDRVSRSNPGSWLILRPGDGTWKPWARLEAWRERGSSDGLGYRFELIPDMSAAAIVLAESTLSSGKGGKFVIDLGGGGGTNGRATPGSATSPACSPRSSGDFGYGLWPFCVYRGFVMSARVEGEGKCSKPCVEVSVQHVNCTEDAAAFVALAAAVDLSMDACRLFSQRLRKELCNHQDLLG